One genomic segment of Paraburkholderia hospita includes these proteins:
- a CDS encoding MFS transporter, translating into METTNGALTRSGLDGPPSESMKSDSVQVDTEKLFGRIARRLIPFLFLCYVLNYIDRVNISFAHLQFRADLGLTEASYGLGVGVFYIGYVLFEVPSNLLLRRIGPRRTIARIMVLWGLVSVSMMFVRNPTQFYIARIALGIAEAGFFPGIVYYLTSWFPDRHRAKVLSAFVLGIAVAGITGGPVSGWILSNADGWHTLHAWQWLFLLEGIPPVLVGLVALWYLPDSAATAKWLTPEEKAIVARELQGEGHGSEHRIDHFGAALKNWRVYVCAFGYFTITWAGSVLNFWAPSVIRQAGVANPWHIGLVSAIPYLIGAIGMLLASRHSDATKERRLHFAGCALVSAAGAVLLGTAHASFTPAIAGLALVAIGYLSCTAIFWTIPATFLSGTASAGSIALISSIGQLGSLSAPTAIGALTAATHDISAGSYLAAAVLVCGASVIAVAMRNMKR; encoded by the coding sequence ATGGAAACGACCAACGGTGCGCTGACGCGCAGCGGCCTCGACGGCCCGCCGTCCGAATCGATGAAGAGCGACAGTGTGCAGGTGGATACGGAGAAGCTGTTCGGACGCATCGCGCGGCGGCTGATTCCGTTTCTGTTTCTCTGCTATGTGCTCAACTACATCGACCGGGTCAATATCAGTTTTGCGCATCTGCAGTTCCGCGCGGACCTTGGCCTGACGGAAGCATCGTATGGATTGGGCGTCGGTGTGTTCTACATCGGCTATGTGCTGTTCGAGGTGCCGAGCAATCTGCTGTTGCGCCGCATCGGCCCGCGCCGGACGATCGCGCGGATCATGGTGCTGTGGGGTCTCGTGTCGGTGTCGATGATGTTCGTGCGCAATCCGACGCAGTTCTATATCGCGCGTATTGCGCTCGGCATTGCCGAAGCGGGCTTCTTTCCTGGCATCGTCTATTACCTCACGTCGTGGTTTCCGGATCGTCATCGTGCGAAGGTGCTGTCCGCTTTCGTGCTTGGCATCGCCGTGGCGGGCATCACAGGTGGTCCCGTTTCCGGATGGATTCTCAGCAATGCCGATGGTTGGCACACGCTGCACGCATGGCAATGGCTCTTTCTGCTCGAAGGGATTCCGCCTGTGCTGGTCGGTCTGGTCGCGCTCTGGTATCTGCCTGACTCCGCGGCAACCGCGAAGTGGCTAACGCCTGAGGAAAAGGCCATCGTCGCTCGCGAGCTGCAAGGCGAAGGCCATGGAAGCGAACATCGCATCGATCACTTCGGCGCGGCGTTGAAGAACTGGCGCGTGTATGTGTGCGCGTTCGGCTATTTCACGATCACGTGGGCGGGCAGCGTGCTGAACTTCTGGGCGCCGTCCGTGATCCGGCAGGCGGGCGTCGCGAACCCGTGGCATATCGGGCTCGTGTCGGCGATTCCGTATCTGATCGGCGCAATCGGCATGTTGCTCGCGAGCCGGCACTCGGATGCGACCAAAGAACGGCGGCTGCATTTCGCGGGGTGTGCGCTGGTGTCGGCTGCGGGCGCGGTCCTGCTTGGCACGGCGCACGCATCGTTCACGCCGGCAATCGCTGGGTTGGCGCTTGTCGCGATCGGTTATCTGTCTTGTACGGCAATCTTCTGGACGATACCGGCGACGTTTCTGTCGGGCACGGCGTCGGCGGGTTCGATTGCGCTGATTTCGAGCATCGGGCAGCTCGGCAGTTTGAGCGCGCCGACGGCTATCGGCGCATTGACGGCGGCGACGCACGATATCAGCGCGGGTTCGTATCTGGCTGCCGCTGTGCTTGTGTGCGGTGCGTCCGTGATTGCGGTAGCGATGCGCAATATGAAGCGTTGA
- a CDS encoding aromatic alcohol reductase, with translation MTQQRILILGAGELGMSVLRNLARRAGSSALSISVLLRPSTIQSIDAFKQREIDELRALGIEPIPGDLAADSVDTLAALFKRFDTVVSCTGFVGGKGVQLKIARAALNAGVPRFFPWQFGVDYDVIGRGSAQDLFDEQLDVRDLLRAQSRTDWVIVSTGMFTSFLFEPSFGVVEFESGIVRALGGWDNAVTVTTAEDIGALTAEILLAEPCISRRVVHVAGETIGYGQLADKLDAFTGRTFERVEWTVPQLKRELALDPDNGLKKYRVVFAEGKGVAWDEKQTFNAQRGIAVENVGQWMRRSLSVSETTLAG, from the coding sequence ATGACGCAACAACGTATTCTCATTCTGGGCGCCGGCGAACTGGGCATGTCCGTGCTGCGCAATCTCGCACGACGGGCCGGGTCCTCGGCACTGAGCATTAGCGTGCTGCTTCGCCCATCGACGATTCAATCCATCGACGCCTTCAAGCAACGCGAAATCGACGAATTGCGCGCGCTCGGCATCGAGCCCATTCCCGGCGACCTCGCGGCCGATTCCGTCGACACGCTCGCCGCGCTTTTCAAAAGATTCGATACCGTCGTGTCGTGCACCGGGTTCGTCGGCGGCAAAGGCGTGCAACTGAAGATCGCGCGCGCCGCGTTGAATGCGGGCGTGCCGCGCTTCTTCCCTTGGCAGTTCGGCGTCGACTATGACGTGATCGGCCGGGGCAGCGCGCAGGATCTGTTCGACGAGCAGCTCGACGTGCGCGACCTGTTGCGCGCGCAATCGCGCACGGATTGGGTCATCGTGTCGACGGGTATGTTTACCAGCTTTCTGTTCGAGCCGTCGTTTGGCGTGGTGGAGTTCGAAAGCGGTATCGTGCGGGCGCTGGGCGGCTGGGACAATGCCGTCACGGTCACGACGGCCGAAGATATCGGTGCATTGACGGCGGAGATCCTTTTGGCCGAGCCATGCATCAGTCGTCGCGTCGTGCATGTCGCGGGCGAGACGATCGGCTATGGGCAACTCGCCGACAAGCTGGACGCGTTCACGGGCCGCACGTTTGAACGTGTGGAGTGGACCGTGCCGCAGCTAAAGCGGGAACTGGCGCTCGATCCTGACAATGGCCTGAAGAAGTATCGCGTGGTGTTTGCGGAAGGCAAGGGCGTGGCGTGGGATGAGAAGCAGACCTTCAACGCGCAGCGCGGGATTGCCGTCGAGAATGTCGGCCAGTGGATGCGGCGCAGTCTGAGTGTGAGTGAAACTACGCTGGCAGGGTAA